A stretch of Vicinamibacterales bacterium DNA encodes these proteins:
- a CDS encoding glycosyltransferase family 39 protein, whose amino-acid sequence MHSLRRVFAAVAVVVVLAPLVASAPLFDPDEGLHAAIAQEMVRTGDYVTPKFLGEPFLDKPILFFWAEAASLQLFGDTEAAVRLPPLLFGLAGMLSVALLARALFGAATGLTSGIVYATMLVPFALSQVAVHDIGVVPFMCIAAWCLVRLAAADASPRLPRVVLFGVVAGICLGLSILTKGLVAIVFAGVLCACLVVWRRPAFARLLVALGVAVVVAAIVAAPWYVAMEHAHPGYLHYYFVERHVQGYLTATQRHAGRPFWYYVPIVLGGALPWALHLAGAARSAGKRPRRLVVWGWFAAGLVFLSAGESKLATYALPLFPAIAILIGDHLVEARPRAAIAMQVVFLAGLPAAALVAYQVRFEPVPAAAWLPIVVLGILTVDAGRRALKSADGIAGVRWLAQACLCSLIATMTLAPRLASWMTAKDLAAVLNAAGTLPPRVLVLDERIGSLVFYLDPALRAEATRDRLTEASFAEAMAGVRHDPDETVLAVRNDYLSRFNRLFRTAPIPGARAGTFSVFRIAELRDTLQPRKP is encoded by the coding sequence ATGCACAGCCTGCGGCGGGTCTTCGCGGCCGTGGCGGTCGTCGTCGTGCTGGCGCCGCTCGTCGCGTCGGCGCCGCTCTTCGATCCGGACGAAGGGCTCCACGCCGCGATCGCGCAGGAGATGGTGCGCACCGGCGACTACGTCACGCCGAAATTCCTCGGCGAGCCCTTCCTCGACAAGCCGATTCTCTTCTTCTGGGCGGAAGCGGCGTCGCTGCAGCTGTTCGGCGATACCGAGGCGGCGGTGCGCCTGCCGCCGCTGCTGTTCGGACTCGCCGGCATGCTGTCGGTCGCGCTCCTCGCGCGGGCGCTGTTCGGCGCCGCGACCGGTCTCACCAGCGGCATCGTCTACGCCACCATGCTGGTCCCGTTCGCGCTCAGTCAGGTCGCCGTGCACGACATCGGCGTGGTCCCGTTCATGTGCATCGCCGCATGGTGCCTCGTCAGGCTCGCCGCGGCGGACGCATCCCCGCGGCTGCCGCGCGTGGTGCTCTTCGGCGTCGTCGCGGGGATCTGTCTGGGTCTGTCGATCCTGACCAAGGGGCTCGTGGCAATCGTGTTCGCCGGCGTCCTCTGCGCGTGCCTCGTCGTGTGGCGGCGGCCCGCGTTCGCACGGCTCCTCGTCGCGCTCGGCGTTGCAGTCGTCGTTGCCGCGATCGTCGCCGCGCCGTGGTACGTGGCGATGGAACACGCCCATCCGGGTTACCTGCACTACTACTTCGTCGAGCGCCACGTGCAGGGCTACCTGACCGCAACGCAGCGCCACGCCGGGCGGCCGTTCTGGTACTACGTGCCAATCGTCCTCGGCGGCGCGTTGCCCTGGGCGCTCCACCTCGCGGGCGCCGCCCGATCGGCCGGGAAGCGTCCCCGTCGTCTCGTCGTCTGGGGCTGGTTCGCAGCCGGCCTGGTGTTCCTGAGCGCCGGCGAATCGAAGCTGGCGACCTACGCCCTCCCGTTGTTTCCCGCGATCGCCATTCTGATCGGCGATCACCTCGTCGAGGCCCGGCCGCGCGCCGCGATCGCGATGCAGGTCGTGTTCCTCGCCGGGCTGCCCGCGGCGGCGCTGGTGGCGTATCAGGTCCGGTTCGAACCCGTTCCTGCCGCCGCCTGGCTGCCCATCGTAGTGCTGGGCATCCTCACGGTCGACGCCGGGCGGCGCGCTCTGAAATCGGCGGACGGGATCGCCGGCGTGCGATGGCTGGCGCAGGCGTGCCTGTGTTCGCTGATCGCGACGATGACGCTGGCGCCGCGACTGGCGTCCTGGATGACGGCGAAGGATCTCGCGGCAGTGCTGAACGCCGCGGGTACGCTGCCCCCGCGCGTACTGGTGCTCGACGAACGGATCGGATCGCTCGTGTTCTATCTCGACCCGGCGCTGCGCGCCGAGGCGACGCGGGATCGCCTCACGGAAGCCTCGTTCGCGGAAGCGATGGCGGGCGTGCGGCACGATCCGGATGAGACGGTTCTCGCGGTTCGCAACGATTACCTCAGCCGTTTCAACCGGCTGTTCCGGACCGCGCCGATACCCGGGGCGCGCGCCGGCACATTTTCGGTGTTCCGGATCGCCGAACTTCGTGACACGCTGCAGCCGAGAAAACCATGA
- a CDS encoding site-specific integrase, protein CRRRSSARSVRYRSWKRSFLANTRSHRLSVLFSVALACGLRLGEVTGLRWEDVDLERGELRIRVQLQALKKQLVLQELKTEKSQRTLALPTVCVDALRRHRTHQREERLKAGANWVDTRLVFTTFREKRGGKVGAALHPRNVLRTLYGLLAACNLPRVRFHDLRHSAASLLIAEGVELVEVSLLLGHSELRVTADVYAHLQQQTSAKAARHMDAIFFSGGQLGGR, encoded by the coding sequence GGTGCCGAAGACGATCAAGCGCAAGATCCGTCCGCTATCGGTCCTGGAAGCGCAGCTTTCTCGCGAACACGCGTTCGCATCGCCTCAGCGTGCTGTTTTCGGTCGCGCTTGCTTGCGGGCTGCGCCTCGGCGAGGTGACAGGTCTTCGATGGGAAGACGTCGACCTCGAGCGCGGCGAACTACGGATCCGCGTGCAGCTGCAGGCTCTGAAGAAACAGCTTGTGCTGCAGGAACTCAAAACGGAGAAGAGCCAACGGACGCTGGCACTGCCGACGGTCTGCGTCGACGCGCTGCGGCGGCACCGCACGCACCAGCGCGAAGAACGGTTGAAGGCGGGTGCGAACTGGGTGGACACACGTCTGGTCTTCACGACATTTCGCGAAAAGCGGGGCGGCAAGGTCGGCGCCGCGCTGCATCCGCGGAACGTCCTGCGCACGCTGTACGGCCTGCTGGCGGCCTGCAACCTGCCCCGTGTGCGCTTTCATGATCTGCGGCACAGCGCCGCGAGTCTGCTCATCGCCGAGGGCGTCGAGCTCGTCGAAGTGTCACTCCTGCTCGGACACTCCGAGTTGCGCGTCACGGCCGACGTCTACGCGCATCTGCAGCAGCAGACGTCCGCGAAGGCCGCGCGGCATATGGACGCAATTTTCTTCTCAGGGGGTCAGTTAGGGGGCAGATGA
- a CDS encoding radical SAM protein has translation MRVLLLSMPDSFEHTPALTMRMPNGALASLAGNAGSGHQVAIADLILAQHSVASTVERLMRQHDPDVVGLSVMTFQRRTALRLVHLLRHIKPGVAIVAGGYDPSLAADAYEDPACGVDFVVRGEGELTFRDLLAVLSRHGNPASVPGLSYRPIAGSRFAHTPARPVSRLDGDIALPNRRARVLSGYTFLGRPIDIVETSRGCTYDCSFCSIVEMRGRNFHTFDFTRVLADITDARALGARAIFLVDDNITLDVARFQALCGAIVDAGLNDVHYIVQGMTSAIAGHGAALAPLMRRAGFRYVFLGIENVLDEDLAFLRASTKNAQRERGRRVGNATLQAIEALHREGIFVVGGIIVGNPDDTRESIEINLAFARRHVDWPYIQHPTPYPGTPMTEDFRRRDLIVNHRLEEYDGTTAVVRTAHLEAEEVEFLRWRAERWMKVRHLPAVLRHYPGFVLRHAPQMLAHTFRGSTWRSALGLESERDVFRRYKARRAAEREYVADVPEMPVAAFA, from the coding sequence ATGAGAGTGCTCCTTCTCTCGATGCCGGACTCGTTCGAGCACACGCCGGCCCTCACGATGCGCATGCCGAACGGCGCGCTCGCCTCGCTGGCCGGCAACGCCGGGTCCGGCCACCAGGTCGCCATCGCCGACTTGATCCTGGCGCAGCACAGCGTGGCGTCAACCGTCGAGCGTCTCATGCGCCAGCACGATCCCGACGTGGTCGGGCTCTCGGTGATGACCTTCCAGCGGCGTACGGCGCTGCGGCTGGTTCACCTGCTGCGCCACATCAAACCGGGCGTCGCCATCGTCGCCGGCGGCTACGACCCGAGCCTCGCCGCGGACGCCTATGAGGATCCTGCCTGCGGCGTCGATTTCGTCGTGCGCGGCGAAGGCGAGCTGACGTTCCGCGATCTGCTCGCGGTGCTCTCACGTCATGGGAATCCCGCGTCCGTTCCCGGCCTGTCGTACCGGCCGATTGCAGGGAGCAGGTTCGCGCACACGCCGGCACGGCCGGTCAGCAGGCTGGACGGCGACATCGCGCTGCCCAACCGGCGCGCGCGCGTGCTGTCCGGGTACACGTTCCTCGGCCGTCCCATCGACATCGTCGAAACGTCGAGAGGGTGCACCTACGACTGCAGCTTCTGCTCGATCGTCGAGATGCGCGGGCGGAACTTCCACACGTTCGACTTCACCCGCGTCCTTGCCGACATCACCGACGCGCGGGCTCTCGGCGCCCGCGCCATCTTTCTCGTCGACGACAACATCACGCTCGACGTCGCCCGGTTCCAGGCGCTGTGCGGCGCAATCGTCGACGCCGGCCTGAACGACGTCCACTACATCGTCCAGGGCATGACCTCGGCGATTGCGGGCCATGGCGCGGCGCTGGCGCCGCTGATGCGGAGGGCGGGATTCCGCTACGTGTTTCTCGGCATCGAGAACGTGCTGGACGAGGATCTCGCGTTCCTGCGGGCGTCCACGAAGAACGCGCAGCGCGAGCGGGGACGCCGGGTCGGCAACGCCACCCTCCAGGCGATCGAGGCCCTGCATCGCGAAGGCATCTTCGTCGTCGGCGGCATCATCGTCGGCAATCCCGACGACACGCGCGAGTCGATCGAGATCAATCTCGCGTTCGCGCGCCGCCACGTCGACTGGCCGTACATCCAGCATCCGACGCCGTATCCGGGCACGCCGATGACCGAAGACTTCCGCCGGCGGGACCTCATCGTCAATCACCGCCTCGAGGAATACGACGGGACGACGGCGGTGGTGCGGACCGCGCATCTGGAGGCCGAGGAAGTGGAATTCCTCCGCTGGCGCGCGGAGCGCTGGATGAAGGTGCGGCACCTGCCCGCGGTGCTGCGGCATTACCCGGGCTTCGTGCTGCGTCACGCGCCGCAGATGCTGGCCCACACGTTCCGCGGCAGCACCTGGCGCTCGGCGCTCGGGCTGGAAAGCGAACGCGACGTGTTCAGGCGCTACAAGGCGCGGCGCGCCGCCGAGCGCGAGTACGTGGCGGACGTCCCCGAAATGCCGGTGGCTGCGTTCGCCTGA
- a CDS encoding BACON domain-containing carbohydrate-binding protein, which produces MCACAAACGSSAVTNVSGPSAARCQASLTNTVPSFSSSGGTGEVKVTVERECNWTASVSAPWVQIVSGQTGQGDGALTYRVNANTEPVLRKATFTIAEQQTEVAQQAAACEYSISAPSGMLPAAGGRAGVDVRTHGACDWSASSDAPWLTLTPAAGRGSATIEVQAAVNPGAERSATLTIASDRVTVRQQSAPPAPAPAPPPPSPAPSPAPTPSPTPTPEPAPTPAPTPPPPPPPPPPPPATIEVSGRIDNVSGSCPTVRFTLKGYTVRTTSSTDYMKGNCRDLRDGRDIALTAQVEQGTSLVATRIEIRK; this is translated from the coding sequence ATGTGCGCGTGCGCCGCGGCCTGCGGCAGCAGCGCCGTGACCAACGTGTCCGGGCCGAGTGCCGCCCGGTGCCAGGCGTCCCTCACCAACACGGTGCCGAGCTTCAGCTCATCCGGCGGCACCGGTGAAGTCAAAGTCACGGTCGAACGCGAGTGCAACTGGACGGCAAGCGTGTCGGCCCCGTGGGTCCAGATCGTCTCCGGGCAGACCGGGCAGGGGGACGGTGCGCTCACGTATCGCGTGAATGCGAACACCGAGCCGGTTCTCCGCAAGGCCACGTTCACGATCGCCGAGCAGCAGACCGAGGTGGCGCAGCAGGCGGCGGCGTGCGAGTACTCGATCTCGGCGCCGTCGGGGATGCTGCCGGCGGCCGGCGGCCGCGCCGGCGTCGACGTGCGCACGCACGGCGCGTGCGACTGGAGCGCGAGCAGCGACGCGCCCTGGCTGACGCTCACGCCCGCCGCGGGCCGCGGCAGCGCCACGATTGAAGTCCAGGCGGCCGTCAACCCGGGGGCCGAGCGCAGCGCCACACTCACCATCGCCTCCGATCGTGTCACGGTCCGGCAGCAGAGCGCGCCGCCCGCGCCGGCGCCCGCGCCGCCGCCCCCGTCGCCGGCGCCTTCTCCGGCGCCGACGCCGTCGCCGACACCCACGCCGGAGCCCGCGCCCACGCCCGCGCCGACGCCGCCGCCCCCGCCTCCACCGCCGCCCCCGCCGCCGGCGACGATCGAGGTGTCGGGGCGCATCGACAACGTGTCGGGATCGTGTCCGACGGTGCGGTTCACGCTGAAGGGGTATACCGTCCGGACGACGAGCAGCACGGATTACATGAAAGGCAACTGCCGGGACTTGCGGGACGGCCGCGACATCGCCCTGACCGCGCAGGTGGAACAGGGCACGTCGCTGGTGGCGACGAGGATTGAGATTAGGAAATGA
- a CDS encoding M1 family metallopeptidase, with the protein MRFPAVPFRAAAAAVVLFPSALAFADTYPRQPGIDVRHYTFKLEISDATTDIAGEASVDVRFTRPGVAAVALDLASAAGGKGMTVRTVTSGGAAVPYTHTAGVLRIPLAAPPAAGDERRFTIAYGGSPANGLRFLTNKHGEWCAFSENWPNRAREWLPMVDHPYDKATSEFIVTAPSAYQVIANGLLQAEIDRPDGRRVTHWKQSVPIASWLNALGIERFAVRHLGDVKGVPLSTWVAHPDDEAGQTYFEPARRALEFFSERVGPYPYEKLANVAAAGLNGGTEHASAIFYGERDLRAVPATGLVAHEIAHQWFGNSVTETDWDEVWLSEGFATYFTLLFTEHTAGREAFVAGLKNNRTRALAAEQSLPGIAIVHDNLADMSKVLSPLVYQKAGWVLHMLRGTIGTETFWKGIREYYRRHRDAGATGDDLRRIMEQTSGQNLKWFFDQWLRRPSSPSFDGSWHYDAAAKAIRVDLAQTQDGAPYRVQLQLGVVTAAGQPSRIERVEMNEKQASFTVAAPSEPADVTFDPDTWLLADKITFVKRQGR; encoded by the coding sequence ATGAGATTCCCAGCAGTGCCGTTCCGGGCCGCGGCGGCCGCCGTGGTCCTGTTCCCGTCCGCCCTCGCGTTCGCCGACACGTACCCTCGGCAGCCGGGCATCGACGTCCGCCACTACACGTTCAAACTCGAGATCTCCGACGCCACCACCGACATCGCCGGCGAGGCGAGCGTCGACGTGCGATTCACACGTCCCGGCGTGGCCGCCGTCGCGCTGGATCTCGCGTCCGCCGCCGGCGGCAAGGGGATGACGGTGCGGACGGTGACCAGCGGCGGTGCCGCCGTGCCTTACACCCATACGGCCGGCGTGCTGCGGATCCCGCTCGCCGCGCCGCCGGCCGCCGGCGACGAACGCCGCTTCACCATCGCCTACGGCGGCAGCCCGGCCAACGGCCTGCGCTTCCTGACGAACAAGCACGGCGAGTGGTGCGCGTTCAGCGAGAACTGGCCCAACCGCGCGCGCGAGTGGCTGCCGATGGTCGATCACCCGTACGACAAGGCGACCAGCGAGTTCATCGTCACCGCGCCGTCGGCCTATCAGGTGATCGCCAACGGGCTGCTGCAGGCGGAGATCGATCGGCCCGACGGACGCCGCGTCACGCACTGGAAGCAGTCCGTGCCGATCGCCTCGTGGCTGAACGCGCTCGGCATCGAACGCTTCGCGGTGCGCCATCTCGGCGATGTCAAGGGCGTGCCGCTCTCCACCTGGGTCGCACATCCGGACGACGAGGCGGGGCAGACCTATTTCGAGCCGGCGCGCCGCGCGCTCGAGTTCTTCAGCGAGCGCGTCGGGCCGTACCCGTACGAGAAGCTCGCCAACGTCGCCGCCGCCGGACTGAACGGCGGCACCGAACACGCCAGCGCCATCTTCTACGGCGAACGGGACCTGCGCGCCGTACCCGCGACCGGCCTGGTCGCACATGAAATCGCGCACCAGTGGTTCGGCAACTCGGTGACCGAAACCGACTGGGACGAAGTGTGGCTGAGCGAAGGGTTCGCCACCTACTTCACGCTGCTGTTCACCGAGCACACGGCGGGCCGCGAGGCGTTCGTCGCCGGCCTGAAGAACAACCGCACCCGCGCGCTCGCGGCGGAACAATCTCTCCCCGGCATCGCCATCGTCCACGACAACCTTGCCGACATGAGCAAGGTGCTGAGCCCGCTCGTGTATCAGAAGGCCGGGTGGGTGCTCCACATGCTGCGCGGAACGATCGGCACCGAGACGTTCTGGAAAGGCATCCGCGAGTACTACCGGCGGCACCGCGACGCCGGCGCCACCGGCGACGACCTCCGCCGCATCATGGAACAGACCTCCGGACAAAACCTGAAGTGGTTCTTCGATCAGTGGCTGCGGCGGCCCTCGTCGCCTTCGTTCGACGGGTCGTGGCACTACGACGCCGCCGCGAAGGCGATCCGCGTGGACCTGGCGCAGACGCAGGACGGCGCCCCCTACCGCGTGCAGCTGCAGCTCGGCGTCGTCACCGCCGCCGGCCAGCCCTCGCGCATCGAGCGCGTGGAGATGAACGAGAAGCAGGCGTCGTTCACCGTCGCGGCGCCGTCCGAGCCCGCGGACGTCACCTTCGACCCCGACACCTGGCTGCTCGCCGACAAGATCACCTTCGTCAAACGGCAGGGACGATGA
- a CDS encoding cis-3-hydroxy-L-proline dehydratase, protein MKIARILAYRVELPLHETTYKWSGGKSVTVFDSTIVRVETDAGLVGHGEVCPLGPFYLPAYADGVRAGIRELGPHLLGADPRQLGKLNRAMDAALKGHPYVKSGIDIACWDILGQFAGLPVCELLGGRYGHDVHLYRAISQDTPEAMASRVAGYRREGYRRFQLKVGGDPDVDVARIRTVASCLQTGDRLVADANTGWTQHDAMRVVRAVRDVDVYIEQPCLTYEECLSVRRHTDHPFVLDENIDGLDVLLRASADRAMDVVNLKIAKLGGLTRTVQARDLCVAMGIGMTLEDSWGGDVATAAIAHLAHSTPTELLFTTTDFNSYVTVSTAVGAPQRVNGRMAASTDPGLGLRPKMDVLGRPVVVVE, encoded by the coding sequence ATGAAGATAGCAAGGATTCTCGCGTATCGCGTCGAGCTGCCGCTGCACGAGACGACCTACAAATGGTCGGGCGGCAAGTCGGTCACGGTCTTCGACAGCACCATCGTCCGCGTCGAGACCGACGCGGGCCTGGTCGGCCACGGCGAAGTCTGTCCGCTCGGCCCGTTCTACCTGCCCGCGTACGCCGACGGCGTGCGCGCGGGCATCCGCGAGCTCGGCCCGCATCTGCTCGGCGCCGATCCGCGCCAGCTCGGGAAGCTGAACCGGGCGATGGACGCGGCGCTGAAGGGACATCCCTACGTGAAGAGCGGCATCGACATCGCCTGCTGGGACATCCTCGGGCAGTTCGCCGGGCTGCCGGTCTGCGAGCTGCTCGGCGGACGCTACGGCCATGACGTCCACCTGTATCGCGCGATCTCGCAGGACACGCCGGAGGCGATGGCGTCGCGCGTCGCCGGCTACCGGCGCGAGGGCTACCGGCGCTTTCAGCTGAAGGTCGGCGGCGACCCGGACGTCGACGTCGCCCGCATCCGCACCGTGGCGTCATGCCTCCAGACCGGCGATCGCCTGGTCGCCGACGCGAATACCGGATGGACCCAGCACGACGCGATGCGCGTCGTCCGCGCGGTGCGCGACGTCGACGTCTACATCGAGCAGCCGTGCCTGACCTACGAGGAATGTCTCAGCGTGCGCCGTCACACCGACCATCCGTTCGTGCTCGACGAGAACATCGACGGTCTCGACGTGCTGCTGCGGGCGAGCGCCGACCGCGCGATGGACGTCGTCAATCTGAAGATCGCGAAGCTGGGCGGGCTGACCCGGACCGTGCAGGCCCGCGATCTCTGCGTCGCGATGGGAATCGGGATGACGCTCGAAGACAGCTGGGGCGGCGACGTGGCGACCGCGGCCATCGCTCATCTTGCGCACAGCACGCCCACCGAGCTGCTCTTCACGACGACGGACTTCAACAGCTATGTGACGGTGTCGACCGCCGTCGGCGCGCCGCAGCGGGTGAACGGGCGCATGGCGGCGTCGACCGATCCCGGCCTGGGCCTCCGGCCGAAGATGGACGTGCTCGGGCGCCCGGTCGTCGTCGTCGAATGA
- a CDS encoding endonuclease/exonuclease/phosphatase family protein produces MHLTRLVVALGIVSACLGSARQPYGAAQPTCLAASETAVRWVHLSASNERRSLDRWCAGVGPSIVPSAAHGFDTLEPPFAVVSWNTHVGAGDLDVFVDDLRAGRLTGKPVRHFVLLLQEAYRSGDAVPHTRTVLWASAIFGAGPRSSRIEAARLAERLGLSALYVPSMRNGPPGVTAEDRGNAILSTARLHEAGALELPLERQRRVAVAATVMVQAPGRSPLAMRVVCTHFTNMVMHHAWILSESGRLRQARALANALPRDVPAIVGGDLNSWFGYRDAAYRELTRTLTPAAREDRRATFGPMRLDHLLFRLPEGWRAELRRADRKYGSDHYPLIALIEAQ; encoded by the coding sequence ATGCATCTGACCCGGCTCGTTGTCGCGCTGGGCATCGTGAGCGCGTGTTTGGGCAGCGCGCGACAGCCCTATGGCGCCGCGCAACCCACCTGCCTCGCCGCCAGCGAGACCGCGGTCCGCTGGGTCCACCTCTCCGCCTCCAACGAGCGCCGCTCGCTGGATCGCTGGTGCGCCGGCGTCGGCCCCTCGATCGTGCCCTCGGCGGCGCACGGATTCGATACGCTCGAACCTCCGTTTGCGGTCGTTTCGTGGAACACCCACGTCGGCGCCGGCGATCTGGACGTCTTCGTCGACGACCTGCGCGCCGGCCGGCTCACGGGCAAGCCGGTCCGGCACTTCGTCCTGCTGCTGCAGGAGGCCTACCGCTCCGGCGATGCGGTGCCGCACACCCGCACCGTGCTATGGGCCTCGGCCATCTTCGGCGCCGGCCCCCGGTCATCGCGCATCGAGGCGGCGCGCCTCGCCGAACGGCTGGGTCTGTCGGCGCTCTACGTCCCGTCGATGCGCAACGGTCCGCCGGGCGTGACCGCCGAGGACCGCGGCAACGCCATCCTCTCGACCGCGCGGCTGCACGAGGCGGGCGCGCTCGAACTGCCGCTCGAGCGCCAGCGCCGGGTCGCCGTCGCCGCCACCGTCATGGTGCAGGCTCCCGGCCGCTCTCCCCTCGCCATGCGCGTCGTCTGCACCCACTTCACCAACATGGTCATGCACCATGCGTGGATCCTGTCGGAGTCGGGCCGCCTGCGGCAGGCACGAGCCCTGGCGAACGCGCTGCCGCGGGACGTCCCGGCGATCGTCGGCGGGGATCTGAACTCGTGGTTCGGCTACCGCGACGCCGCGTACCGCGAGCTGACGCGGACCTTGACCCCCGCCGCGCGCGAGGACCGGCGCGCGACCTTCGGGCCGATGCGCCTCGACCACCTGCTCTTCCGCCTGCCCGAGGGCTGGCGCGCGGAGCTGCGGCGAGCGGATCGCAAGTACGGATCCGACCACTACCCGCTCATCGCCCTGATCGAGGCGCAATAG